In the Ornithinimicrobium pratense genome, CCGTGCCCGACGGCCCCGCGCCAGCGGTGCTGCGCACGGTCCTCACCACCACGGGGCAGCCCTCGGTGGACGTGCCGCTGGAGACCACCTGGCTGGTGCCGCTCACCTTGCCCCCCGACGCGGAGCTGTCCAGCCCGGACGACACCGAGCACACCGCCGCCTGGCTAGCGGCGGTGGGACAGGACTCATCGGTGCGCCAGTGGCTGGAGCACCTAACCGTGCCGGAGGTGACCTGGTGGGTCGACCCCGCCGCACTCGTGGCGCACCAACCCGCCGAGGCCCTCGTGGTGCCCGGGCCGGAGGAGGACGCTGAGCCGACCGCCCCGCCGGCGGTGAGCGAACCGCCCGAGCCGACCGGTCCCGATGACAAGACCGACGAGACCGACGAATCCGGGCAGACCGGAACACCGACCCCGCCCGAGGACATGGACCGGGAGACTGCGGAGCCGGTGACGGCGCAGCCCACGGGCACCGGGCCCAGCGCGCCGTCGGTCCCCGGACGGCCAGACGGCGACAACGACAGCGACGGCGACGACGACAACGACGGCGAGGACAGCACCGCCTCCCCCGAGGACGGGACCGACACCGGACCGGCACCTGCCCCTCCGCCGGAGACCGGGCCCACCAGCGAGCCAGGGCCGAACCCAGAGCCGGACCCAGAGCCCGAGCCGGAGACCCTCGAGGAGGCCCTGGCCCAGTTACGCCTGATGCTCGCCGAGGTGGATCCACAGCTGCTGTGGTGGCTGCCCACCGACGACCCCGACCTGGGGCTCCTGGTGACCGAGACCGACGCGGTGCCGACCGCCGTGGCCGACGACCTGCTGACCCGGCTGCCTGAGCAGGCACCGCCCGCCGTGGTGCAGCTGCTGCGGCAGGGTCGGCAGAACGTCGCCTGGCCCGCGCTCGCCGCTCCCACCGCAAGCGACGTCGCGGCGATCTCGGACCTCTACGCACGCACCCGAGAAGGGGGCCTTCGAGCCGTGCTGGTGCCAAGAGAGTCGTTCACCGCCGACTCGACCGCGCCACCCCGCCTCGGAGCGGTCCCCCTGGGTGACTCCCCGGACGTCGTCGCCATCGGCGCAGACTCCTGGACCAGCGGCCTGGTGGCGGCCAGCGGCAGCGACGCCGAGGAGCACGGTGCGGGCGCGGCGGCACAACGGCTCCTGGCCCACACGCTGGGCACCTGGCTGGAGGCCCCGGCTAGCCCTCGCACCCTCGTCATCGCCCCGCCCCGCGGCGCGGAGGTCCCTGCCGAGGTGCTCGACCAGCTGAGCGAGGGCTGGGCGCGAGCGCAGTGGCTGTCACCGGTCAGCGCCCAGGAGGTGCTGGACCGGGCCGAGGACGCCGACCCGGTCGGGTTGAGCGGCATCGCGCCAGAGGAGGAGGTCCTGGGGCCCCTGTCCGACCTGGTGGTCCCCTCCGCCAGCCCGGTCCTCACCTCGCGGGCCCGCGACCTGGTCCGGCTGCAGGAGGATCTGGACGGCCTGTCCCAGATCCTGCGTGACACCGACGCCCTCCGCTCCTGGGAGCCTGTGCTCGACGCCCAGTGGTCGACGCGGTGGCGCCAGGACGAGGACGTGTGGGTGTCGACCTGGCGCACCCTGCGGCACGAGGTGGCCAGCACCCGCGACGCGGTCTACCTGCTGCCGAGCAGCGTGAACTTCCTCGCCGACCAGGGCGTCATCCACCTCACCGTCGTCAACGACCTGCCGGTGGCGGTCGAGAACGTCCAGCTCCGGCTGCGGCCCAGCAATGGCCGGTTGCAGGTCACCGGGCAGCCGGACCCGGTCGACGTGGGGCCCGGCAGCCGGGCCAGCGTCCCCTTCCAGGCCCGCTCCATCACCCGCGGCGAGACCGTCCTGCACGTGCGGATCACCGCCCCGGACGGCACCCCGCTCGGTGAGGACGCCGAGGTCAACGTCCGCGTGCAGCCGACCGGCGTGTGGATCTACTGGGTGCTGGGCGGCCTGGCCGGGCTGGTGCTCGTGCTGGGCCTGCGCCGGGCCCTCACCTCATCCTCCCGCAGGACGGCATACCCTGGCTCGTCCCCCGCCCCCGGCTCCGAGGAGCGCCCGCAGTGAGCGCGAGCACCGCCAGCGAGGAGCACGGCTCCAGCCGGGCCCTAGCCCGTTCCAGCGCGGTCATGGCCGGCGGCACCCTCGTCTCACGCGTCCTAGGCCTGGCCCGGATGGCCCTGCTGGCCCGGGCGCTCGACCCGCTCACCCCTGGCGCGAACATCTGGGAGACCGCCAACACCATCCCCAACGCGATCTTCCTGCTGCTGGCAGCGGGCGTGCTCAACGTGCTCCTGCTGCCCCAGCTCACCCGGGCCATGACGCGCGGCCGGGAAGGCCGGGAGTACTCCGACCGTCTGCTCACCCTCGCCGTGACCCTCCTCGTCGTGGGGACGCTCGTCTTCTGGCTGGCCACCCCCCTGGTCACCAAGCTCAACGCCCTCGCCTGGCCCTGGGGCTCGCCCCAGCTGAACCTGGCGATCCTGTTCGCCTACTTCTGCATCCCCCAGATGCTCTTCTACGGCCTGCACACCGTCCTGGGGCAGGTGCTCGCGGCGCACCACCGGTTCGCCGCCTACATGTGGAGCCCGGCCCTGGCCAACGTGGTGCAGATCCTGGGCATCCTGCTCTTCATCCGGCGCTACCCTGGCGCCGACCAGGTCCCGCTGGACACCTGGACCTTGCCCATGGTGGCCCTCCTCGGCGGCTCGGCCACCCTGGGGATCGTCGTGCAGGGGCTAGTGCTCTTCCCCGCCGTGCGCGCCACCGGTTTCCGGTGGCGCCCGCGGTGGGGCTTCCGCGGCGTCGGGCTGGGCACCGCCGGGGTCATGGCGTTCTGGGCCTTCGCGGAGGTCGGGCTGTCCCAGGGTGGGATGCTCGCGGTCAACAACCTGCTCAACTGGGCGGTGGTCGACACCCCGGGTGCGGCCGGTCGTAGCGCGTACTTCTACGCCTTCTCGATCTTCATGCTGCCGCACAGCCTGCTCGCGCTGTCGTTGCTGACCGCGCTCTACCCGGTGCTGTCCAAGGCAGCCGCGGCCGGCGACCTGCGGGGCATGGCCACCCGCACCGAGACGGGCCTGCGGATGCTGCTGACGGCGATGGTGCCGATCGCCGTGGGGATGATGCTGCTTGCTCCCCTGCTGGTTCGGGTGATCTACCCCCTCGCCAGCGGCGAAGCCCACCTGGCGATCGCGCGCGTCGTCCAGGCCTTCACCATCGGGCTCATCGCCTACGGGGTGTACCTGCTGTGCAGCCGCGTCTTCTACTCCTTCGAGGACGCCCGCACGCCGTTCTTCTTCCAGGTGGCCCTGACCACGACCCTGCTGCTGGCCACGGCGGTCGCGCTGACCCAGCCAGAGACCCGGGCAGCGGTGATGGCCGCGGCCGGGCAGGGCGTGGGGCAGATCATCGCGGCCGGGATCGGGCTCTATGCGGTGCGCCGCCGTCTGCCGGACCTCCAGCTCGCTCCGGCCGGCGCCACGCTGGGGCGGGCGCTGCTCGCCTCCGTCATCGCGCTGCTGCCGACGTGGGGGGTAGTGGCGGTGCTGGACCGGCCGGGGACCCTCGGTGCTGTGGTGGCCCTGGCCGTCGCCGGTGTCGTCTACCTGGCTGGGTATGGCGTGCTCGCCCTGGTGCTGGGGGTGGGGGAGATCCGCACCGTGGCCGCGCCGCTGCTGCGGCGGGTGCCCGGCCTGACCCGGTTCGCCCCCAGCTCCACCGAGCTGGAGGTCATGGTCGCCGAGGCGGGAGGACCGGTGCCGGGGGACCCCGCGCAGGACGAGCCGACGACCACCGGGGTGCACCCTGCGGGGCCGATGGGCCAGTTCGCACCCACCGCCACCAGCGCGGCCTCATCGTCCGCGGACGTGGGAGAGGGCACACTAGGTGGGCAGGACGCCCTCGACGGGGTGTCGCACGGCGGAGAGGACAGCACCATGGATCGGCTCGAGGTAGGCGCCCGGCTGGGCGACCGCTACGCCCTCGAGGAGCTGCTCGCCGAGCGTGAGGGAGGTGGGCTGCAGTACTGGTCGGCCCGCGATGTCACCCTCGACCGGCTTGTCGCCGTCACCGCGCTGCCCTCTTCCGGGGAAGATGCAGCCATCGCCGAGGCGGTGCTCGACGGCGCCCGACGGGTGGCCTCTGTCGATGACCCTCGCCTGGTCCGGGTCCTGGACGTCGGTGACGAGGACGGCATCTGCTGGGTGATCGAGGAGGGCCTGACCGAAGCCGAGTCCCTGGCCTCACTGATCGCCGAGCAGCCGCTCCCCGCGGAGGAGGTGCGCCGTCTGGTCGGCGAGGCTTCCGCCGGGCTGGAGTCCGCGCGGCGCCGCGGCCTGCACCACCTCTACCTCAACCCGCACTCGGTCCTGCGCACCACGGACGGCACGGTGAAGGTCTCGGGGGTGGGGGTCGCTTCGGCCCTGGAAGGGACCGACGACGTCACCGCCGACGAGGCGAGCATCATCGACACGGCTGACCTGGTCTCCCTGCTCTACACCGGCCTCACGGGTCGGTGGCCGGGCGAGGACCTGCCCGGTGTCCGCAGCGCCCGTCGCCTCGCCGATGACTCGCTCCCCGCGCCGTCGGAGCTGGTGGCCGGGGTACCCGGCGACCTGGACGCGCTGTGCCGGATGGTGCACGGGGCGGGCACCGACCTCAGCTCGGCTCCGCACACCCCGGGAGAGCTGGCACGCCAGCTCTCCCCCTGGTCCTCCGAGATGGTCCGGGGGCCCCGCCCCGGGGAGCTGACCGCACCGGCGGACGCCGGGGAACGGGGCGCGCCCGGTGCCACCGACGCGCTGGCCGGGGCGGCGGGAGCCTCGGCGGCGGCGACCGCCGCTCACCCGACCCGGGCCGAGGACTCCGACGCAGGCGACGAGACGACCGTGGTCCCGCGGACCTACTACCGCA is a window encoding:
- a CDS encoding DUF6049 family protein, whose protein sequence is MTPTTRRRAWAARPPRLPVLLTAPLLAVLVTSGVGAEPVGASVGTSPDSDSDSDRDGNGDGDAGLRILLDEVDPVVARPGQPVTLRGRLVNEGPDVSRLNLITVAAAMGPLTSRADVAGWVEGTDPRSASWVLGDDALGAVIPPGGQDEFEVTVPGSSLQFLPATPAMLGVELVASAEEETDRVPVPDGPAPAVLRTVLTTTGQPSVDVPLETTWLVPLTLPPDAELSSPDDTEHTAAWLAAVGQDSSVRQWLEHLTVPEVTWWVDPAALVAHQPAEALVVPGPEEDAEPTAPPAVSEPPEPTGPDDKTDETDESGQTGTPTPPEDMDRETAEPVTAQPTGTGPSAPSVPGRPDGDNDSDGDDDNDGEDSTASPEDGTDTGPAPAPPPETGPTSEPGPNPEPDPEPEPETLEEALAQLRLMLAEVDPQLLWWLPTDDPDLGLLVTETDAVPTAVADDLLTRLPEQAPPAVVQLLRQGRQNVAWPALAAPTASDVAAISDLYARTREGGLRAVLVPRESFTADSTAPPRLGAVPLGDSPDVVAIGADSWTSGLVAASGSDAEEHGAGAAAQRLLAHTLGTWLEAPASPRTLVIAPPRGAEVPAEVLDQLSEGWARAQWLSPVSAQEVLDRAEDADPVGLSGIAPEEEVLGPLSDLVVPSASPVLTSRARDLVRLQEDLDGLSQILRDTDALRSWEPVLDAQWSTRWRQDEDVWVSTWRTLRHEVASTRDAVYLLPSSVNFLADQGVIHLTVVNDLPVAVENVQLRLRPSNGRLQVTGQPDPVDVGPGSRASVPFQARSITRGETVLHVRITAPDGTPLGEDAEVNVRVQPTGVWIYWVLGGLAGLVLVLGLRRALTSSSRRTAYPGSSPAPGSEERPQ
- a CDS encoding murein biosynthesis integral membrane protein MurJ; the protein is MSASTASEEHGSSRALARSSAVMAGGTLVSRVLGLARMALLARALDPLTPGANIWETANTIPNAIFLLLAAGVLNVLLLPQLTRAMTRGREGREYSDRLLTLAVTLLVVGTLVFWLATPLVTKLNALAWPWGSPQLNLAILFAYFCIPQMLFYGLHTVLGQVLAAHHRFAAYMWSPALANVVQILGILLFIRRYPGADQVPLDTWTLPMVALLGGSATLGIVVQGLVLFPAVRATGFRWRPRWGFRGVGLGTAGVMAFWAFAEVGLSQGGMLAVNNLLNWAVVDTPGAAGRSAYFYAFSIFMLPHSLLALSLLTALYPVLSKAAAAGDLRGMATRTETGLRMLLTAMVPIAVGMMLLAPLLVRVIYPLASGEAHLAIARVVQAFTIGLIAYGVYLLCSRVFYSFEDARTPFFFQVALTTTLLLATAVALTQPETRAAVMAAAGQGVGQIIAAGIGLYAVRRRLPDLQLAPAGATLGRALLASVIALLPTWGVVAVLDRPGTLGAVVALAVAGVVYLAGYGVLALVLGVGEIRTVAAPLLRRVPGLTRFAPSSTELEVMVAEAGGPVPGDPAQDEPTTTGVHPAGPMGQFAPTATSAASSSADVGEGTLGGQDALDGVSHGGEDSTMDRLEVGARLGDRYALEELLAEREGGGLQYWSARDVTLDRLVAVTALPSSGEDAAIAEAVLDGARRVASVDDPRLVRVLDVGDEDGICWVIEEGLTEAESLASLIAEQPLPAEEVRRLVGEASAGLESARRRGLHHLYLNPHSVLRTTDGTVKVSGVGVASALEGTDDVTADEASIIDTADLVSLLYTGLTGRWPGEDLPGVRSARRLADDSLPAPSELVAGVPGDLDALCRMVHGAGTDLSSAPHTPGELARQLSPWSSEMVRGPRPGELTAPADAGERGAPGATDALAGAAGASAAATAAHPTRAEDSDAGDETTVVPRTYYRTSRATGAADDSAEMDGLFASGERAAQQHDERERTARPQTVPVGAAAAGASMASGGPTRAGGSSGGAGTDDGDDDSGGLDEARGTGLQTAAVIGVILAILAAAFLMGWFLIRGLGGEDEASGGGTTVTASEETQGGGDTDAATATEDTGGQTAPPEPEPTEDAPAAAPDGAVSILGITSFDPEGDNDERNDLTPLAVDGDPETAWRSHTYLSPNWGSLKSGVGLILDLGEGATVTEVEVELDEAGVGASLWLAEEPTREGAIELGSGTDLEGTWTVAPEGPATGRYLILWFDTAAATEAGEVVGVREIVVR